CCGCCTGCCGCGAGATCGGGCCCGTGGTCGCCGTCGAGAGGAGGGCGGGGCGCAGGCGCGCGGACGTCGTCGCCGCCGTGGCGCCGGGCGCCGGAGTCGGCCGCGCGGGGGGCACCGACGACAAGGCTAAGGTGACGGTGCGCATGGCTGCGGTCCCACGACACCGACAACCTCGTCGCGCTTCTCATGCTGCGCTGCTCCGATGGGCAGCCGGCACTTCCCTGGGAGGATCGCGGGGAGGAGAGGAGGAAGGTGGCACGGGACAACCAGGCGACCTCTAGGCCACGAGAACTACCGAAGGCTCGCTTTCTCTCTGGTGCCTGGCAACGGTTTTATTCGAGCAACAGTTATGGCTAAGCTCCTACAGGGAAAGCCTTTTCGCATTGGCGGGTTTTAGATAATTCTTCTTCAGGTCTCTTATGCTCATGAAGAACTCCTTCTCCGAGTTGCTTAGCCCTTCGTTTTTGCGCTTCTCCTCGAGAAGCGCAAGGGTGCAGAACATGTCCGCCGCCTGGAACAGACTGTAGTCGGAGGGGGACACCTTCCTGACTTCCGCCTCCAGGAAAGCGTTGAAGAGCGTGTTCACGAGGTTGGTTATCTCCTTTTGCCCGTTGTCGTAGTAGACGATTATGCGGTCGAAGGACTGCAGGAATGCGAGGTGATCCTTCAGGAACGTGCTTACCTCGCGAGATATCCTGGATACCATCTGGTCGTGGTCTGAGAACTCTCGTTTCTTAAAGGCGAAGGATTTGTAGGAGATATCGCACAAGCGCATGAAGGTGAAGAGGGACCGGAAGAGCTTGCGGCGCGCCGTGAGATCCATGCCGGAGTAGTCCCTCTCTCGCCTGATGAGCGGGGCGGAGTGTATGGCGTGGTTCTCCGCGAAATTCTGCTCGACGAGATGGCGCTTCAGGTGGTCGATTTGCTCTGAGATGTCGGAGCCCTGATCGTGAAAGACCAGGGTGATGATGTAGTACGGGGCATGGTGCTCGTAAGACCCGAAATCACCCGATTCGTCTATGAATACGCTGAGCCTAGACATTTATCCCCTAAAACAAAAGTGGCGGGGAAAACGTCCCCGCCCTTGGGTGGACCAGGGCCTTTCGGCCAGCCCAGAATATATTTCATTTATAGCAGACTTCTCGATTTATGTCTATGGAGGGAAGATGGTCAGGATGGCATTGCGGAAG
The DNA window shown above is from Olsenella sp. oral taxon 807 and carries:
- a CDS encoding DUF3800 domain-containing protein; this translates as MSRLSVFIDESGDFGSYEHHAPYYIITLVFHDQGSDISEQIDHLKRHLVEQNFAENHAIHSAPLIRRERDYSGMDLTARRKLFRSLFTFMRLCDISYKSFAFKKREFSDHDQMVSRISREVSTFLKDHLAFLQSFDRIIVYYDNGQKEITNLVNTLFNAFLEAEVRKVSPSDYSLFQAADMFCTLALLEEKRKNEGLSNSEKEFFMSIRDLKKNYLKPANAKRLSL